In the genome of Angustibacter sp. Root456, one region contains:
- a CDS encoding SLC13 family permease, with product MTAASLAADTGVLVSLLDDLAHRVVPVLAFLVAITVVAELSEAAGVFEVAAARAARVARGRVWLLWALVVALSTAATVVLSLDTTAVLLTPVVLTLARRLGVSTAAFAMTTVWLANTASLLLPVSNLTNLLSLHRMHDLGVDVGGFVRLTWLPALAAVVVTVGVLAVMFRQELAGHYEHPPLPEPHDRLLLVLSATVCVLLAPAFVSGVNVAWPAAAAAVLLVTLFAWRDRRPLRWSLLPWRAVALVAVLFTVVTLLGRAGLSTLLATAAGSGEGFWPYLRLAAAGAVTSNGLDNLPAYLALEPAAASPTRLVALLVGVNCGPLVTLWASLATLLWRERCRSAGVSVTWWRFALRGLVVVPLLLLACSAALTLSRP from the coding sequence GTGACCGCGGCCTCGCTGGCAGCCGACACCGGCGTGCTCGTGAGCCTGCTCGACGACCTGGCGCACCGCGTGGTTCCGGTGCTGGCGTTCCTCGTGGCCATCACGGTGGTGGCCGAGCTCAGCGAGGCCGCCGGGGTGTTCGAGGTGGCCGCCGCCCGGGCGGCGCGGGTGGCCCGCGGGCGGGTCTGGCTGCTGTGGGCCCTGGTCGTGGCGCTCTCGACGGCGGCCACGGTCGTGCTGTCGCTCGACACCACCGCGGTGCTGCTCACCCCGGTGGTGCTCACGCTGGCGCGCCGGCTCGGCGTGTCGACCGCGGCCTTCGCGATGACCACGGTGTGGCTGGCCAACACCGCCTCGCTGCTGCTGCCGGTGTCGAACCTCACGAACCTGCTTTCGCTGCACCGCATGCACGACCTCGGCGTCGACGTCGGCGGGTTCGTCCGCCTCACGTGGCTGCCGGCGCTGGCCGCGGTCGTCGTCACCGTAGGGGTGCTCGCGGTGATGTTCCGTCAGGAGCTGGCGGGCCACTACGAGCACCCGCCTCTGCCCGAGCCCCACGACCGGCTGCTGCTGGTGCTCTCGGCGACCGTGTGCGTGCTGCTCGCTCCCGCCTTCGTGTCGGGGGTCAACGTGGCGTGGCCCGCCGCGGCCGCGGCCGTGCTGCTGGTGACGCTCTTCGCGTGGCGCGACCGGCGGCCCCTGCGGTGGTCGCTGCTCCCGTGGCGTGCGGTCGCGCTGGTGGCCGTGCTGTTCACCGTGGTCACGCTGCTGGGCCGCGCCGGCCTCAGCACGCTGCTCGCCACCGCCGCCGGTTCCGGCGAAGGCTTCTGGCCCTACCTGCGCCTGGCCGCGGCCGGCGCCGTCACGTCAAACGGCCTCGACAACCTGCCCGCCTACCTGGCGCTCGAGCCGGCCGCGGCGTCACCGACCCGGCTGGTGGCCCTGCTCGTGGGCGTGAACTGCGGTCCGCTCGTGACGCTCTGGGCGTCGCTGGCGACGCTGCTGTGGCGCGAGCGCTGCCGCTCGGCCGGTGTGTCGGTGACATGGTGGCGCTTCGCCCTGCGGGGCCTGGTGGTCGTGCCGCTGCTGCTCCTCGCCTGCAGCGCTGCCCTCACCCTCTCTCGCCCGTGA